The Pseudomonas allokribbensis genome has a window encoding:
- a CDS encoding tail fiber assembly protein has translation MNRYAFVPTFSQTSFLLVTHVLDTEGGAPTTSPDGVQGNWHDVTAYSGVQVGWKVEYFFDKGLVFTELTYEDHLTLASIYMQQRFDETTRRLMFNPLQCKVDLGIATPADEAALITYKRYIIAVSEVVNQPGYPSTINWPATPY, from the coding sequence ATGAATCGATATGCATTTGTCCCGACTTTTAGCCAAACATCTTTTTTATTAGTGACTCACGTGCTGGATACAGAAGGAGGCGCTCCAACGACCAGTCCGGATGGGGTTCAGGGGAATTGGCACGATGTAACCGCTTACTCCGGTGTTCAAGTCGGCTGGAAAGTTGAGTATTTCTTCGATAAGGGGCTTGTTTTTACCGAGCTGACTTATGAAGACCATCTGACGCTTGCCTCGATTTACATGCAGCAGCGCTTCGATGAGACCACGCGTCGCCTGATGTTCAATCCATTGCAATGCAAAGTAGATCTTGGCATCGCTACTCCGGCAGATGAGGCAGCATTGATCACTTATAAGCGATACATCATCGCTGTCAGTGAAGTCGTAAACCAGCCTGGCTACCCGTCCACGATCAACTGGCCTGCGACACCTTACTAA
- a CDS encoding phage tail protein: protein MKLFALVEGSKVTRLVESEEMPITTSPFGNWVDVTGNTEIAVNDRASFNGGWTFTKPSDAELINEIEYDALLRLRDIEGRLLKKSLQFKVDLGVAEPAEAALLLVCKQYAIAISDLNKQPGYPRTVVWPVVPQ from the coding sequence ATGAAGTTGTTTGCGCTCGTAGAAGGATCGAAGGTTACCCGTCTGGTGGAAAGTGAAGAGATGCCGATTACAACTTCACCCTTTGGTAATTGGGTCGATGTAACCGGAAACACTGAAATCGCAGTGAATGACCGCGCGTCCTTCAATGGCGGCTGGACGTTCACAAAACCAAGCGACGCAGAGCTGATCAACGAGATCGAATATGACGCACTGTTGCGACTGAGGGACATTGAAGGCCGCCTGCTGAAGAAGTCTTTGCAGTTCAAGGTTGATCTTGGCGTAGCCGAACCTGCCGAAGCGGCGTTGTTGCTGGTTTGCAAGCAGTACGCCATTGCCATCAGCGATCTCAACAAGCAACCAGGTTATCCACGGACTGTTGTTTGGCCCGTTGTGCCTCAGTAA
- a CDS encoding zeta toxin family protein, whose protein sequence is MSPAEQIISSQAIVFARSNKKAIAKRLTDKTVFLPEEAPVSVFMAGSPGAGKTEASIALINLFADTKILRIDPDELRSEFSEYSGGNSWLFQGGVSILVEKILDFAIDQRQSFLLDGTLSNIDVARKNVERSLKKGRFVQILYVYQNPFLAWDFVKAREEAEGRRIRKEHFIDQYFAARDVVNSLKLEFSGDIHVDLLLKHIDNSGRLYKAGVDKIDYHIPEKYTRADLQARLGTP, encoded by the coding sequence ATGTCACCAGCGGAACAGATTATTTCCTCCCAAGCGATTGTTTTTGCTCGCTCAAACAAAAAGGCCATCGCGAAGCGCCTCACAGACAAAACCGTCTTTCTCCCGGAGGAAGCGCCGGTATCCGTATTCATGGCAGGTTCACCGGGTGCAGGAAAAACAGAAGCGTCAATCGCCCTGATCAACCTTTTCGCGGATACGAAAATCCTGAGAATCGACCCCGACGAGCTGAGAAGCGAATTCTCTGAATACTCAGGAGGGAACTCGTGGCTTTTCCAAGGAGGCGTTTCGATTTTGGTTGAAAAAATCCTCGACTTCGCCATCGATCAAAGACAGTCATTTCTGTTGGATGGAACCCTTTCAAACATCGATGTGGCCAGAAAAAATGTTGAACGATCCTTGAAGAAAGGCCGGTTTGTGCAAATTTTGTATGTCTATCAAAATCCATTTCTGGCTTGGGATTTTGTAAAAGCCCGAGAGGAAGCTGAGGGCAGGAGGATCCGAAAAGAGCATTTCATCGATCAGTATTTTGCAGCACGTGACGTAGTGAACTCGCTTAAGTTAGAGTTCAGTGGTGATATCCATGTCGATCTGTTGCTCAAGCACATCGATAACTCGGGGCGGCTTTACAAAGCTGGTGTCGACAAAATTGACTACCATATACCTGAGAAATACACACGAGCCGATCTTCAAGCCAGGCTCGGGACACCCTAA
- a CDS encoding phage baseplate protein: MIGIDRNTGATVDDWLQFVQRATRALTTPLGTRQKRPLYGSLIPTLLGQNLGDDVLLLAQSHAAQAFYNAQNGIGDFQPQVIVASRQGAGLLLRFAGTWKNRQQTFEVVT; this comes from the coding sequence ATGATCGGAATCGATAGAAACACCGGGGCCACGGTCGACGACTGGCTGCAATTCGTGCAGCGCGCGACCCGGGCCCTGACCACGCCTTTGGGCACACGGCAGAAGCGGCCCTTGTACGGGTCGCTGATCCCCACGTTGCTGGGGCAGAACCTCGGCGATGACGTTCTGCTTCTGGCGCAAAGCCACGCCGCGCAGGCGTTCTACAACGCACAGAACGGCATCGGCGATTTTCAGCCGCAAGTGATCGTCGCCAGCCGTCAGGGCGCCGGTTTGCTGCTGCGTTTTGCCGGCACCTGGAAAAACCGCCAACAGACTTTCGAGGTCGTGACATGA
- a CDS encoding phage holin family protein: protein MTNEQQALADMPIWLVILLAVAGGVSGEMWRADKDGARGWPLLRRLALRSGACMICGVSAIMLLYAAGMSIWAAGAFGCLTAMAGADVAIGLYERWAAKRIGVCEVPPRDPQ, encoded by the coding sequence ATGACAAACGAGCAACAAGCGTTGGCGGACATGCCGATCTGGCTGGTCATCCTGCTTGCCGTGGCGGGCGGGGTCTCCGGCGAAATGTGGCGCGCCGACAAGGACGGCGCCCGCGGCTGGCCACTGCTGCGACGGCTGGCCCTGCGCTCCGGCGCCTGCATGATCTGCGGCGTCTCGGCGATCATGCTGCTGTACGCCGCCGGCATGTCGATCTGGGCCGCCGGCGCCTTCGGCTGCCTGACCGCAATGGCCGGTGCCGACGTCGCCATCGGTCTCTACGAACGCTGGGCCGCCAAGCGCATCGGCGTCTGCGAAGTACCTCCGCGCGACCCACAGTAA
- the fdxA gene encoding ferredoxin FdxA, whose protein sequence is MTFVVTDNCIKCKYTDCVEVCPVDCFYEGPNFLVIHPDECIDCALCEPECPAVAIFSEDEVPEEMQEFIQLNVELAEIWPNITEKKESLPDAEEWDGVKGKIKDLER, encoded by the coding sequence ATGACCTTCGTCGTCACCGACAACTGCATCAAGTGCAAGTACACCGACTGCGTAGAAGTCTGTCCGGTGGACTGCTTTTACGAAGGCCCGAACTTCCTGGTGATTCACCCGGATGAGTGCATCGACTGCGCCCTGTGCGAACCAGAATGCCCGGCCGTAGCCATTTTCTCCGAGGATGAAGTCCCGGAAGAGATGCAAGAGTTCATTCAACTGAACGTCGAGCTGGCGGAGATCTGGCCGAACATCACCGAGAAGAAAGAATCACTGCCGGATGCCGAAGAGTGGGATGGCGTCAAAGGCAAGATCAAAGACCTCGAACGCTGA
- a CDS encoding peptidoglycan DD-metalloendopeptidase family protein: protein MSLTVIAQRMGNTSFQRLVTGLVLSTLLVGCSSTKSSNVRVVDRNNAVAQRPTVTTGQYVVRPGDTMFSIAFRYGWDYKALAARNNIPTPYTIHPGQTIRFDGRPGSTSTAVVSNSGSAPSSSSKTTIIRRQANGTTTTTTTGSGATSAAVVPSVANKPAPAPLPPPGPAPTGWGWPSNGILIGKFSSNGSLNKGIDIAGDLGQPVLAASDGTVVYAGSGLRGYGELVIIKHSETYVSAYGHNRRLLVREGQQVKVGQTIAEMGSTGTDRVKLHFEIRRQGKPVDPLQFLPRR, encoded by the coding sequence GTGAGTCTCACAGTCATTGCGCAGCGTATGGGTAACACGAGCTTTCAGCGCCTGGTGACTGGCCTTGTCTTGAGCACCTTGCTGGTCGGTTGCTCCAGCACCAAATCGAGCAACGTGCGGGTCGTCGATCGCAACAATGCGGTGGCCCAGCGTCCTACAGTGACGACCGGGCAGTACGTAGTCCGTCCGGGTGACACCATGTTTTCGATCGCGTTTCGCTACGGCTGGGACTACAAAGCCCTCGCTGCCCGGAACAATATTCCTACGCCGTACACGATCCATCCGGGTCAGACGATTCGCTTCGATGGCCGCCCTGGTTCAACGTCGACCGCGGTGGTGAGCAACAGCGGTTCTGCGCCGTCTTCGTCGAGCAAAACCACGATAATCCGGCGCCAGGCGAATGGCACGACGACCACCACAACCACCGGTTCCGGGGCGACTTCTGCGGCCGTTGTACCGTCCGTCGCCAACAAGCCGGCACCGGCTCCATTGCCTCCACCGGGCCCGGCCCCGACCGGCTGGGGATGGCCATCTAATGGCATTCTGATTGGTAAATTCTCTTCAAACGGTAGTTTGAATAAAGGAATTGATATCGCCGGGGATTTGGGACAGCCTGTTTTAGCTGCGTCTGATGGGACGGTGGTTTACGCCGGGAGTGGCTTAAGGGGCTACGGCGAATTAGTCATCATCAAACACAGCGAAACCTACGTCAGTGCTTACGGACACAACCGTCGGCTGTTGGTACGGGAGGGGCAGCAGGTCAAAGTCGGACAGACAATTGCCGAAATGGGGTCAACGGGTACAGACCGGGTGAAACTGCATTTTGAGATTCGCCGACAAGGTAAACCTGTAGATCCGCTGCAGTTCCTGCCAAGACGTTGA
- a CDS encoding phage baseplate assembly protein V encodes MFDALLRMQLGPIIERLAEMEAEIEDLHRRAESYCRIGICQEVDAASNTCKVSHGGLLTPAIKFFNPSAGAQSESRIPSVGEQCLLFNYGSGESGAQSVALFGLNSDRFPPAATVPTLTRRVHVDGSESGYDDASHTLHWQNGPVAFSGSRESLELSIGPARLAMTPQAINLQLGAVGLTIDASGVHFSGPLVDHQGRVISP; translated from the coding sequence ATGTTCGACGCATTACTGCGTATGCAACTGGGGCCGATCATCGAACGCCTGGCCGAGATGGAAGCGGAGATCGAAGACCTGCACCGACGCGCCGAAAGCTATTGCCGCATCGGTATCTGTCAGGAAGTCGATGCGGCGAGCAATACCTGCAAGGTCAGCCACGGAGGATTGCTCACCCCGGCCATCAAGTTCTTCAACCCGAGCGCCGGCGCACAGAGCGAGTCGCGGATTCCGAGCGTTGGCGAACAGTGTCTGCTGTTCAACTACGGCAGCGGCGAAAGCGGTGCGCAAAGCGTGGCGTTGTTCGGCTTGAACAGTGACCGTTTTCCTCCCGCTGCCACCGTCCCCACGCTGACGCGACGGGTGCATGTCGATGGCAGCGAAAGTGGCTACGACGATGCCTCTCACACCCTGCACTGGCAAAACGGTCCTGTGGCTTTCAGCGGTTCTCGCGAGTCGCTTGAACTGAGCATCGGCCCCGCACGGCTGGCGATGACGCCGCAAGCGATCAACCTGCAACTGGGCGCTGTCGGCCTGACGATCGACGCCTCGGGCGTGCACTTCAGCGGCCCGCTGGTGGATCACCAGGGTCGCGTCATCAGCCCCTGA
- a CDS encoding tail fiber assembly protein, translated as MNRYALMELISGYSFYLVNQIVEAESQPPLPEQTGPMDYWMDITTNPEAQVGLIYRYLGPEPGFFQAVYSDYVAIAAARKKLRLDIADRWLPFNPLQYRVELGAATPAEVTQWQAYKQYIVDLTEINNQPGYPTALNWPVAPF; from the coding sequence ATGAATCGTTATGCACTGATGGAGTTGATCTCCGGGTACAGCTTTTATCTGGTCAACCAAATCGTGGAGGCTGAAAGTCAGCCGCCACTTCCTGAACAGACAGGACCGATGGACTACTGGATGGATATCACCACAAATCCGGAGGCTCAAGTTGGCTTGATATACAGGTACCTCGGCCCGGAACCTGGCTTCTTTCAAGCCGTTTATAGTGACTACGTTGCCATTGCTGCCGCCCGCAAGAAGCTGCGCCTTGACATTGCGGACAGATGGCTGCCGTTTAACCCGCTGCAATACCGGGTAGAGCTGGGTGCGGCAACCCCGGCAGAGGTGACGCAGTGGCAAGCCTACAAACAGTACATCGTCGACCTGACCGAGATTAACAATCAGCCCGGTTATCCAACGGCACTCAACTGGCCGGTTGCTCCTTTCTGA
- the mutS gene encoding DNA mismatch repair protein MutS — MNKAVSDLSSHTPMMQQYWRLKNQHPDQLMFYRMGDFYEIFYEDAKKAAKLLDITLTARGQSAGQAIPMCGIPYHAAEGYLAKLVKLGESVVICEQVGDPATSKGPVERQVVRIITPGTVSDEALLDERRDNLIAAVLGDERLFGLAVLDITSGNFTVLEIKGWENLLAELERVNPVELLIPDDWPKDLPAEKRRGVRRRAPWDFERDSALKSLCQQFSTQDLKGFGCETLTLAIGAAGCLLAYAKETQRTALPHLRSLRHERLDDTVVLDGASRRNLELDTNLAGGRDNTLQSVVDRCQTAMGSRLLTRWLNRPLRDLTVLLARQTSITCLLDRYRFESLQPQLKEIGDIERILARIGLRNARPRDLARLRDALGALPELQVAMTDLEAPHLQRLATTTSTYPELAALLEKAIIDNPPAVIRDGGVLKTGYDSELDELQSLSENAGQFLIDLEAREKARTGLANLKVGYNRIHGYFIELPSKQAESAPADYIRRQTLKGAERFITPELKEFEDKALSAKSRALAREKMLYEALLEDLISQLPPLQDTAGALAELDVLSNLAERALNLDLNCPTFVSEPCMRITQGRHPVVEQVLTTPFVANDLSLDDNTRMLVITGPNMGGKSTYMRQTALIVLLAHIGSFVPAASCELSLVDRIFTRIGSSDDLAGGRSTFMVEMSETANILHNATERSLVLMDEVGRGTSTFDGLSLAWAAAERLAHLRAYTLFATHYFELTVLPEAEPLVANVHLNATEHNERIVFLHHVLPGPASQSYGLAVAQLAGVPSEVIVRAREHLSRLEDTALPHEAPKPAAKGKPATPQQSDMFASLPHPVLDELAKLDIDDMTPRRALEMLYALKNRI, encoded by the coding sequence ATGAATAAAGCCGTCTCCGACCTGTCCTCCCACACTCCGATGATGCAGCAGTACTGGCGCCTGAAGAATCAGCACCCGGACCAGCTGATGTTCTACCGCATGGGCGACTTCTACGAGATCTTCTACGAAGACGCGAAGAAGGCGGCCAAGTTGCTGGACATCACCCTGACTGCCCGTGGGCAATCGGCGGGGCAGGCTATTCCGATGTGCGGGATTCCGTATCACGCCGCGGAAGGCTATCTGGCGAAACTGGTCAAGCTCGGCGAGTCGGTCGTGATCTGCGAGCAGGTCGGCGACCCAGCCACCAGCAAGGGCCCGGTGGAACGTCAGGTGGTGCGGATCATCACCCCGGGCACGGTCAGCGACGAGGCGCTGCTCGATGAGCGTCGCGACAACCTGATCGCGGCGGTGCTGGGGGACGAGCGCCTGTTCGGTCTGGCGGTACTGGACATCACCAGCGGCAACTTCACGGTGCTTGAGATCAAGGGCTGGGAAAACCTGCTGGCGGAGCTTGAGCGGGTCAACCCGGTCGAACTGTTGATCCCGGATGACTGGCCAAAGGATCTGCCGGCGGAAAAACGCCGTGGCGTGCGTCGCCGCGCACCGTGGGATTTCGAGCGTGATTCGGCGCTGAAAAGCCTTTGCCAGCAATTCTCCACTCAGGATCTGAAAGGCTTCGGCTGCGAAACGTTGACCCTGGCCATCGGCGCCGCCGGTTGCCTGTTGGCGTACGCCAAGGAAACCCAGCGTACCGCCCTGCCCCACCTGCGCAGCCTGCGTCATGAACGGCTGGACGACACCGTGGTGCTGGACGGCGCCAGCCGCCGCAACCTGGAACTCGACACCAACCTGGCCGGTGGCCGCGACAACACCCTGCAATCGGTTGTCGACCGTTGCCAGACCGCCATGGGCAGCCGCTTGCTGACCCGTTGGCTGAACCGTCCGCTACGCGACCTGACCGTGCTGCTCGCACGCCAGACCTCGATCACTTGCCTGCTTGACCGCTATCGCTTTGAAAGCCTGCAACCGCAGCTCAAGGAAATCGGCGACATCGAGCGGATTCTGGCGCGGATCGGCCTGCGCAATGCCCGTCCTCGCGACCTCGCTCGCCTGCGTGATGCACTCGGCGCCCTGCCTGAACTGCAAGTGGCGATGACCGACCTGGAAGCGCCGCATCTGCAACGTCTGGCAACCACCACCAGCACTTACCCGGAACTGGCGGCGCTGCTGGAAAAAGCCATCATCGACAACCCGCCGGCGGTGATCCGTGACGGCGGTGTGCTGAAAACCGGCTACGACAGCGAACTCGACGAGCTGCAATCGCTGAGCGAAAACGCCGGTCAGTTCCTGATCGATCTGGAAGCCCGGGAAAAGGCTCGTACCGGCCTGGCCAACCTGAAAGTCGGCTACAACCGCATCCACGGCTACTTCATTGAATTGCCGAGCAAGCAGGCTGAATCGGCACCGGCGGACTACATCCGTCGGCAGACCCTCAAGGGTGCCGAGCGCTTCATCACACCTGAGCTGAAAGAGTTCGAAGACAAGGCGTTGTCGGCCAAGAGCCGCGCCCTGGCTCGCGAAAAAATGCTCTACGAAGCGCTGCTGGAAGATCTGATCAGTCAGTTGCCGCCGTTGCAGGACACCGCTGGCGCGCTGGCTGAACTGGATGTGCTGAGCAACCTTGCCGAACGAGCACTGAACCTCGACCTGAATTGCCCGACCTTCGTCAGCGAACCGTGCATGCGCATTACTCAGGGTCGTCACCCGGTGGTCGAGCAGGTACTGACCACGCCGTTCGTGGCCAACGACCTGAGCCTGGATGACAACACCCGCATGCTGGTGATCACCGGCCCGAACATGGGTGGTAAATCCACCTATATGCGCCAGACTGCACTGATCGTGCTGCTGGCCCATATCGGCAGCTTCGTGCCGGCGGCCAGCTGCGAACTGTCGCTGGTGGACCGGATCTTCACCCGGATCGGTTCCAGCGACGACCTGGCCGGCGGGCGCTCGACCTTCATGGTGGAAATGAGCGAAACCGCCAACATTCTGCACAACGCCACCGAGCGCAGCCTGGTGCTGATGGACGAAGTGGGTCGCGGCACCAGCACGTTCGACGGTCTGTCCCTGGCCTGGGCGGCAGCCGAGCGACTGGCGCACCTGCGCGCCTACACGCTGTTTGCCACGCACTATTTCGAACTGACCGTGCTGCCGGAAGCCGAGCCCTTGGTGGCCAACGTGCACCTCAATGCAACCGAGCACAACGAACGCATCGTGTTCCTGCACCACGTGCTGCCGGGGCCGGCCAGCCAGAGTTATGGTCTGGCCGTGGCGCAACTGGCGGGTGTGCCGAGCGAAGTGATCGTGCGCGCCCGTGAGCACCTGAGCCGCCTGGAAGACACTGCTTTGCCGCATGAAGCGCCTAAGCCGGCCGCCAAGGGCAAACCGGCGACGCCGCAACAAAGCGACATGTTCGCCAGCCTGCCGCATCCGGTGCTGGATGAGTTGGCTAAACTGGACATAGACGACATGACACCGCGCCGTGCGCTCGAAATGCTCTATGCACTAAAGAACCGGATCTAA
- the rpoS gene encoding RNA polymerase sigma factor RpoS translates to MALSKEVPEFDIDDEVLLMETGIDSDSMSNDEGAAPPSVRAKSKHSASLKQHKYIDYTRALDATQLYLNEIGFSPLLSPEEEVHFARLSQSGDPAGRKRMIESNLRLVVKIARRYVNRGLSLLDLIEEGNLGLIRAVEKFDPERGFRFSTYATWWIRQTIERAIMNQTRTIRLPIHVVKELNVYLRAARELTQKLDHEPSPEEIANLLEKPVGEVKRMLGLNERVSSVDVSLGPDSDKTLLDTLTDDRPTDPCELLQDDDLSQSIDQWLSELTDKQREVVVRRFGLRGHESSTLEDVGLEIGLTRERVRQIQVEGLKRLREILEKNGLSSESLFQ, encoded by the coding sequence ATGGCTCTCAGTAAAGAAGTGCCGGAGTTTGACATCGACGATGAGGTTCTCCTGATGGAGACCGGCATCGATTCGGATTCGATGTCGAATGATGAAGGGGCTGCTCCACCTTCCGTTCGTGCCAAATCCAAACACTCCGCTTCACTTAAGCAACACAAGTACATCGACTACACCCGGGCACTCGATGCCACGCAGCTGTACCTCAACGAAATCGGCTTTTCCCCATTGCTCTCCCCGGAAGAGGAAGTTCATTTTGCGCGCTTGTCGCAAAGTGGCGATCCCGCCGGGCGCAAGCGCATGATTGAAAGTAACCTGCGGCTGGTGGTCAAAATCGCCCGGCGTTACGTCAATCGGGGGCTGTCGCTGCTGGATCTGATCGAAGAGGGCAACCTCGGGCTGATCCGCGCGGTGGAAAAGTTCGATCCCGAGCGCGGCTTCCGCTTCTCGACCTACGCGACCTGGTGGATCCGTCAGACCATCGAGCGCGCGATCATGAATCAGACCCGGACCATCCGGCTGCCGATCCATGTGGTCAAGGAGCTCAACGTGTACCTGCGGGCTGCACGGGAGCTGACGCAAAAACTCGATCACGAACCTTCACCTGAAGAAATCGCCAACCTGCTGGAAAAACCGGTGGGCGAGGTCAAGCGCATGCTGGGCCTGAACGAGCGGGTTTCTTCGGTCGACGTCTCGCTGGGTCCGGATTCGGATAAAACCCTGCTGGACACCCTCACGGATGACCGTCCGACCGATCCATGCGAACTGCTGCAGGACGACGATCTGTCGCAGAGCATCGATCAATGGCTCTCGGAGCTGACCGACAAGCAACGCGAAGTGGTGGTACGCCGCTTCGGCCTGCGCGGTCACGAGAGCAGCACGCTGGAAGATGTAGGCCTGGAGATCGGCCTGACCCGGGAACGGGTGAGACAGATCCAGGTGGAAGGCCTCAAGCGCCTACGTGAAATCCTCGAGAAAAACGGCCTGTCGAGCGAGTCGCTGTTTCAATAA
- a CDS encoding baseplate J/gp47 family protein, whose translation MSMLIPGQNQLAEPSLIKVEAFEDLLAEFKAFVLEYVGTRSPDSAAKLKTSLENESELLTLALEAFCVRLQTHERKYNARIKQMLAWWATGSNLDARLADMGLERQLLDPGDPAAFPPVPAIYESDDDARLRYYLAPHAPAAGSRMQYRREVFTLGERPAVKVESTDAGVVDVTYTFAPDGLAAQVKDGNGRRTAPGEVQVTVLSRDADGTPSAALLDGVRQHFARPDVCPETDKVTVKAADIQRYKIRVVAKINSGPDSGLTKVAAQQHLQAYADSCHRLEGRVDPSWIDYTLHSAGAVQLQILEPLTPIVCTAFQAPYCTAVEVEVQTL comes from the coding sequence ATGAGCATGTTGATCCCTGGTCAGAACCAACTGGCCGAACCCTCACTGATCAAGGTCGAGGCCTTCGAGGATCTGCTCGCCGAGTTCAAGGCCTTCGTCCTCGAGTACGTCGGCACCCGCTCGCCGGACAGCGCGGCAAAACTCAAGACCAGCCTGGAAAACGAAAGCGAACTGCTGACCCTGGCCCTGGAGGCTTTCTGCGTTCGCCTGCAAACCCACGAACGCAAATACAACGCCCGGATCAAGCAGATGCTGGCGTGGTGGGCGACCGGCAGCAACCTCGATGCACGGCTGGCGGACATGGGCCTGGAGCGACAGTTGCTCGACCCGGGCGACCCGGCGGCGTTCCCGCCGGTGCCGGCGATTTACGAAAGCGACGATGACGCCCGGTTGCGCTATTACCTGGCGCCCCATGCGCCAGCGGCGGGTTCGCGGATGCAGTACCGCCGCGAAGTCTTCACCCTCGGCGAACGGCCGGCGGTGAAAGTCGAATCCACCGATGCCGGCGTCGTCGACGTCACCTACACCTTCGCCCCGGACGGCCTCGCCGCACAGGTCAAGGATGGCAACGGTCGTCGCACGGCTCCCGGTGAAGTGCAGGTGACCGTGCTTTCCCGCGACGCCGACGGTACACCGTCCGCCGCGCTGCTCGACGGCGTGCGCCAACACTTTGCCCGACCCGATGTCTGCCCGGAAACCGACAAGGTCACCGTCAAAGCTGCGGACATTCAGCGTTACAAGATCCGCGTCGTGGCGAAGATCAATTCCGGCCCGGATTCGGGCCTGACCAAAGTCGCCGCGCAACAGCATTTGCAGGCCTACGCCGACAGTTGCCATCGCCTGGAAGGCCGGGTCGATCCGAGCTGGATCGACTACACGCTGCACAGCGCCGGCGCCGTGCAATTGCAGATTCTTGAACCGCTGACACCCATCGTGTGCACCGCGTTTCAAGCGCCGTACTGCACGGCGGTCGAGGTTGAGGTGCAGACACTATGA
- a CDS encoding tail fiber assembly protein, whose product MKKYARIVGGKVDNLFETNNPIQEEFPADQLWVDVTSLSIYQIDYDSTAVNNGGVWTFSAPDPTMPSMLSLRLNNERNTRLAKLNDRLTATALPFKVELGIATEADKAYLLAHKRFCIDLSNVNKQPGYPLTVVWPPLP is encoded by the coding sequence ATGAAAAAGTACGCACGTATTGTCGGTGGTAAGGTCGACAACCTTTTTGAAACCAATAACCCGATTCAAGAAGAGTTCCCTGCCGATCAACTTTGGGTAGACGTCACAAGTCTTTCCATTTACCAGATCGACTATGACTCGACGGCAGTCAATAACGGCGGCGTCTGGACGTTCAGCGCTCCGGACCCAACGATGCCGAGCATGTTGTCTCTTCGATTGAACAACGAAAGAAATACCCGTCTTGCCAAGTTGAACGATCGCCTGACCGCGACCGCGCTGCCATTCAAGGTCGAGTTGGGTATCGCGACAGAAGCCGACAAGGCTTATCTGCTGGCTCACAAGCGGTTCTGCATCGACCTGAGTAATGTGAACAAACAGCCTGGTTACCCACTGACCGTTGTCTGGCCGCCATTGCCATAA
- a CDS encoding LexA family transcriptional regulator produces MQKRNVSSVLRALLDQHGISPTELHRRTGVPQSTLSRILSGKIVDPSDKHISKIAEYFAVSTDQLRGRADVAPVAGGGREELHSELKDISLWDDDTPVDDDEVSVPFLREVELAAGSGRFVIEESERSSLRFGKRSLRHNGVQFDQAKCVTVRGNSMLPVLRDGATVGVNAGKCGIGDIVDGDLYAINHNGQLRVKQLYRLPTGIRLRSFNRDEHPDEDYSFQEIQEEQIVILGHVFWWGMYAR; encoded by the coding sequence ATGCAAAAACGCAACGTATCCTCCGTCTTAAGAGCACTGCTCGATCAGCACGGGATCTCCCCCACGGAGCTCCACCGTCGCACCGGCGTGCCTCAATCCACTCTCTCGCGGATTCTCAGCGGGAAGATCGTCGATCCTTCGGATAAACACATCTCGAAGATTGCCGAGTACTTCGCCGTGAGCACCGATCAGTTGCGCGGGCGCGCGGATGTTGCGCCGGTCGCCGGCGGCGGGCGCGAGGAGTTGCATTCCGAACTCAAGGACATAAGCCTGTGGGACGATGACACGCCCGTCGATGACGACGAGGTGTCGGTGCCCTTTCTTCGCGAGGTTGAATTGGCTGCTGGATCAGGAAGATTCGTCATCGAAGAGAGCGAACGCTCTAGCCTGCGCTTTGGCAAGCGTAGCCTGCGCCATAATGGTGTGCAGTTCGACCAGGCCAAATGCGTGACCGTACGGGGCAACAGCATGTTGCCGGTGCTGCGTGACGGCGCCACTGTCGGTGTCAACGCGGGCAAGTGCGGGATCGGCGACATTGTCGATGGCGACCTTTATGCGATCAATCACAACGGTCAATTGCGGGTGAAGCAGCTCTATCGCCTGCCTACCGGTATCCGCCTGCGCAGCTTCAATCGCGATGAGCATCCGGATGAGGACTACAGCTTCCAGGAGATCCAAGAGGAGCAGATTGTCATCCTCGGTCACGTCTTCTGGTGGGGCATGTACGCCCGATAA